One Sulfurospirillum tamanense DNA window includes the following coding sequences:
- a CDS encoding GGDEF domain-containing protein, protein QRDVIFRQANYDQLTGLPNRHLFQDRLNHAFKESKRSSKPLALLFLDLDNFKRINDVLGHSVGDDVLVKAAGILKEATRESDALVRFGGDEFLVLLKDSDKDDALHVANKILKLFKPVMDFKKHTLSLSPSIGIAIFPDHANTPEELIQKADIALYAAKSRGKNQASLFSV, encoded by the coding sequence AACAACGTGACGTAATTTTTCGTCAAGCAAATTACGACCAACTCACAGGACTTCCTAATCGCCATCTTTTTCAAGATAGACTCAATCATGCCTTCAAGGAGTCCAAACGCTCTTCAAAGCCTCTTGCGCTTCTTTTTTTAGACCTTGATAATTTCAAACGGATTAATGATGTTTTAGGGCATAGTGTTGGGGATGACGTACTAGTAAAGGCAGCAGGTATTTTAAAAGAGGCAACTAGGGAGTCTGACGCACTGGTGCGTTTTGGCGGAGATGAATTTTTGGTTTTACTTAAAGACTCAGACAAAGACGATGCTTTACATGTAGCCAACAAAATCCTCAAGCTTTTCAAGCCTGTGATGGACTTCAAAAAACACACCCTCTCCCTCTCCCCAAGCATTGGTATCGCCATATTTCCAGATCATGCAAACACTCCTGAAGAGTTGATTCAAAAAGCAGACATCGCTCTTTACGCAGCAAA